In Palaeococcus ferrophilus DSM 13482, the genomic window GCCCTCCGCCTACGGAAATGAGGCGCCGATATTTTTTATACTCCAGACGGCTGCCAGAGCGGCCGCCAAGATTGGACGGATGTTCGTAACGGACTCCGTTGGTGTTGTTGCCCCAAACGGGAAGGCCGTCCTCTTCGTGGGTTACCCCCACACGGGGAAGAGCACCATGTCAGTACTGGCGATGGCGCACGGTCTGCCCGTTCTGAGCACGGAAAACACGGTGCTCGAGGTGAGGGACGGAAGGCTCTACATCGTCGGGGGAACGGAGGTTCTCGTTTACGACCCCCGCATAGAGGGCATCTACGACATCGAGGTTCCATACGACGAGCAGACCCGGAGCGGCTACCGCATAACCGACCTCCGGAAGGACGGTGAGAGGAGAAGGCTCCTCGAAGAAGGGGTCGAGGTGGACACGATAGTCGTGCTCCACGCGGCCTTTAACTGCGGTGCCGCGAGCTTTTCACGGATAAAGGGGAGGAAGGTCAGGAAGACCCTCTGGTACTTCTCGACGGCGCTCATGAAGGGGCTGGACTACTACGATCCGATGCCCCTCCACGTGCCCATGAACGATGAAATCGTCAGAAACCTGGAGCTCTTTCTCAAGACGGCCTCAGACAACTACTCCGACAGGATGTTCGAGGCCTTCGGAAACCACAGGGCAATATTTGACGTGATCCTTGAGGGGGAAGGGTGAACAGCCCCCCACCCTAAGGAGTGAAGCCTGCTAAAAGGAAAGTGTCAGCAGTTGTAGCACAGCATCGCCGCTTTTTTTAGCAGGACCACTCGGTAGAGTTTTCCATTTATTATGCGCGGGTTCGAGAGCCTGTTGAGGTTGTGGATGCGCTTCCTCTCTATGGCGGCAAAGTTTAACTCCCTGAGCACCTGAACGAAGTCCTCCCACCTTATGTTGAGCCATCCCCCGAGCTCCTCAAAGCTCTCCAGTTCAACCACGTGGTACCTCTTCCCGTCTATTATGTAGCGAATCACGCGCTTTGGAAGCTCCTTCCTGAGGCGCCAGCGGGCGTGCTTGGGCTCCTGCACCTCAAGAACGGCCCTCTCCATGTCCTTGCCTTCCGTGAGCATCTTGAGGAGGGCCTCAAGGATTAGGGGTATCCTGTCTGGAACGCCTATCACGTCCCCCCTCAACTCAAGGCGTCTCCTCCTTACCCTTATCCCCTCCGCCTCGAGGGCGTCGCCTATCTTAGCGGTGGTTCCCTTCTTGGTGCCCCCCATGTCAACTATGCCCCCGATGATGAAGGCTCCCGCGGAAAAATCCTCCTCACCTAAAACCCCCTCCCCCCTCGGGTCGAGGAGAACAACCTCTTCAATCCCATTCTCACGGAGCAACTCGACGGTCGTTCCCGGGTAGGAAATCGCGTCCACATCTGGAACCGCCTTCAGGAGGGAGCGGAACTCATCGTTGGCCCACGTTGCCCTCAAGAGCCCGCCGTGGAGGTACTCCCTCATCGTCCCGTAGGAGCGGGAGACCTGGAAGGCGACCTTCTTCTTCTCCCGCGGAGTGTGCTTATCCCAGTGCATAAGGTCTATTATGAATAAGGGATAGCCGATATCCTCAAGGACCTCCCTGAACTCGCCGGGCGTTAGGACGGCCTCAAACTTCTCGCTCAGCCCCATGGGTATGAAAGCGTACCCGGCACGCTCGACCCTCTCACCGCTGAGCTTCCACGCCAGATGCGCACCATCCGGTACGCGGCCTATGAAGCCCCTCCCCTCATAGAGCGCCACTGCTATCCCCTGAAAGGGGTCGGAGCCCCTCTTTGGAATCTTCTTCGAGAGCGTGCCTATAGCATCCACGCCCATTTCCAGGAGCATTGCCCTGAGAACTTCGCCGAGCTTCCTCATGGTCATCAAGCGGGAGAAAGGGAGAGGCCTTTTAAGATTTATGGGTGGTGAGCCGGAGTAGCAGGAGCACCCCGAGGCTCGCCCCAACGAGTAAGGGAAGGTACTTGAAAACCGCGGCGTAGCCTTGGAGTCTCGCCACGTACCCGAGGAACAGGGGGCCCGAGAGGTAGCCGAGGTCAAAGAACATGGTGTAAACGCCTGAACCCACCGTCCTTATGCGCTTTGGGAGCTCCGCAAGGGCCATAACCTGAAGGGCAGGAACCGCGAGCCCGAAACCAGCCCCAAGGAGAACAGCACTGACGTATGCCGCTGGGGGCAGCTTGCGGAAGACGAGAACGGTGTAGGCAACCAGCACAAGGGATAGACCAGTCAAAGCAACGGGAAGCGGGCCCCTCCTGTCCGCCTCCTTACCCCCAAAGACCCTCGTCACGAGGCTAGCCCCTCCCATAACGCTCGCATAGAGACCAAATACCCCCGTCCCAAAGCCACTCTCCTTGTAGAAAGCCGGGAGGAACGTGAGTATTCCTCCGTAGCTGAAGGCCATAAAGAAGAGCGCCGCTGATGCCGCAACGAAGAAGGGCATGAGCAGCTGCCGGTAGTTTGCCTTCTCCCTCCGCTCGCCGCTCCCCACGCCAACGTGGACTCCCACCTTCATGTAGGCAGCAAAAACGAAGGCTATCGCGGTGAGCGAGAGGAACACGGTCAGGCCGAAGGCCGCGTTGAAACCGAAGAACTGCGCCACGTAGCCCCCAACACCGGGCCCCACGAGGTTGCCGAGGGAGAACATCATGCCCCTCCACCCAAGGGTCTCGCCCACCTGTCCCTTGGGGGGCCAAATCTATGGCACTCGAGAGCGATGAGGGGAAGAAAAGGGCCATCCCAAACCCATGAATTGCCCTGCCTGTGGCGAAGACCCACAGGTTGTCGGTAACGCCGGAGACTATGTAGAGAAGACCCCCAACCGCCCCGAGGAACGAACCCAGGGCCATCATGTGGAACTTCAATCCCCTGTCCCCCAAGAAACCACCGAGGGGCTTGAAGGTCAGGGATACTATAGAAGCTACCGCCGCCACCGCCCCCACGAGGAACGGGTCGGCCCCTATCTCTATGACAAAGGGCGAGATAATCGGGTTCACCACGGCCATCCCGAGGAAAAAGAGGAAGGTGGAAGTGTGGAGGAACCATATGTTGCTTTTTCCCATTTCATATCCCCGTGTAAGGTTCTGACATGCCCTCCTTCATGTAGGCGACGCTCATGTGTTTGGTGTTCTTCGCGAAGCCTACGTTGCCGTTGCGGTCAATCATTATAATCCCCGCCACGTTCTCACCGAACCTGCTCGTGACGAGGCTTATCGCGGCTTCGCTCGCCCTCTGGGCATCCAGTCCAAAGCGCACAAAATCGGAAGCGGTTTTCGCCAGAACCAGCCTTATCATGACCTCACCTATTCCCGTGGCGGAGGCTCCCGCAAACTCGTTCGCGTAGGTGCCCGCGCCGATTAAGGGAGTGTCCCCTATTCTCCCGAACATCTTGAGGAAAACCCCACCTGTGGAGGTTCCGGCAACGACCTCTTCACCGTCAAAGGCCACCGCACCGACTGTACTCCTCAGCACCTCCGGGTACTCCTTTATAAGTTCGTTCAGCTTTTTCCAGTGGCCGCTCTCACCCTTCTCGAGAAGCTTTTTTCTGAGCTCCTCCCACTGCTTAAGTCTCTCGTCGGTTATGGGGTTGTACTCCTCAAAGCCAAGAAGCCTCGCGAACTTCACGGCTCCCTCCCCACCGAGGAGCACGTGGTCGGTCTTCTCCATCACCTTCCTCGCCACGCTTATGGGGTTCTTTACACCCCATATCCCGGCAACGGCACCCGCCTCAAGAGTTTTCCCGCGCATTATGGCAGCATCCATCTCCACCTTTCCATCGAGCGTTAGGACGCTCCCCGTTCCCGCGTTGAATATGGGGTTGTCTTCCAGAGATTTGACCGCTTCCTCAACCGCGTCAAGGGCAGAGCCCCCCTTAAGTTCACGCCATCCGGCCAAAACAGCCTCTCTAACCCCTTCAAGGACCTTTGGAATCCTATCCTCATTTCTTATCGTTCCGGCACCGCCGTGGACTATTATCGCGACCATGAGAACCACCGTAATAAAAAGCGCTCGAACGGTTAAAAGGATTATGGAAACGAAAAGATACGAGACATAGCCTCAGCTCATGCTCATGTTGATTATCGTCTCACCTATGTTCTCGAGATACTCGAGAATTCTCCTGTAGCTGTCCATTGAGACCGAGCTGCGGTAGTCTATACTTTTAATCCTATCCTTCAGTTCGGCCATTAGCCGGTCTATCTTCTTCAAATCCCTCCTCTCAACCTGTTTCATCATCTCCGAGAAGTAGTGTTTGAGCTCCTCTATGTCAAGCTCCTCGTCGAAGTTCTGGGAAATCCTGAGTATGTGGTCGCCTATTCTCTCCACGTTTCTTACGATGAACAGGAGGCCTATGAGGTCGAAGCTCCCCCTCCCCCCGCTGGAACGGTAGGAAAAGGCCTTGTTGACGGCCCTTATAGCCAGGAAGTAGAAGCGGTCGAGCTCGTTCTCAAGGTCGTTTATATCTCTGGAGAGGGCCTTGTCCTGGAACTCCCTCATGAGGGCGAGATCCTCGAGCATGGAGATAACTATGGAGCCGAGCCTCGAGAGTATCTCGATCAGGTCAATCTCCTCCTCGTCTAGGAAGCTCTTAACGACAATCCTCGAAGGCTCCTCGGAGAGTATCTCCACCCCGGGGAGGTTCTGGAGAGTCTTCCTTATCTTGACCTTGTACTGGGGCAACTCCTCCGCGAACTCTATCTCCAGCGTGTCGTAGCCCTGTATGTAGACGGATATGACCAGTCTAACCGCCATATCGGGTGAATACTCGCTCGATATTGTGAGCCTTTTGCTCTCGCTAACGCTGCGGGGCTCCCCTGGATGAATGGTTATAGAACCGTCCGGGTTTACGCTCAGGGGGACAGTGTCGCCCTGTTTGAGGCCGTTTTCCAGAACCCACTTCTTGGGAAGAGAGATTATGTATGAGCTCCTCCCGGTAAACTGTATCTTCCTGAACTCCATATTCACCACCCGCACTATATAGATGATAAGAACTCAAAGAGAAAACATATAAGGGTTTCGCAAATAATAGATAAAAGTCAGTCACGGGATAGTTCTATTCCCCTCTCAAGGGCCCTGAAGTTGACCTCCCAGAGCTTCCCGCGGAGGGTGAGCCTTATCCCCTCGTAGAGGCTCTCCCTCTTGAGCGGGACGAGCCCCTTCCCGAAGGCGTAACCGAGCATGAGGACGCCAAGGGTTCTCGGGTTTATCTTATCGGCCTCCCTCTGGAAGTCGAACATGTCAACGAGACAGATTTTACCTATCGCTTCCCTTATCTCGTCGAGTCCCGGATAGCGCTCCTTCCCGACGAGGGTTGTTGCCGTATGTATCGGATAGGCGTTTATTATCGCATGGCTCCCCTTCCCGAGGAAGCGCGCGTTTCTGAGGGCCTCAGCCGGCTCGAGGGCGAGCATAAGGCTAGCCTCTCCTTCCTCTATGAGGGGGGAGTAGACCTCTTCGCCAAATCTGAGATAGCTCAGAACGCTTCCATAGCGCTGGCTCATTCCAAGGGTTTCGCCTATTCTGACGTTGTAGCCCTCGTGCATGGCGGCGTTTCCAACGATGCGCGAAAGCGTTAAACCACCCTGACCGCCGACGCCGGTGATTATCAGATTGAACTCCATCGGCACCACCGGAGGAATTACGCTTTGACGTTTTTAAAGGTTGGGCCCGGGGCCCCGCAGAAACCCTTTTAACGTTCACCCCCATTTACGTATTAGCATAATAACAGGGTGGAGCGCAATGTGCGGGATTATCGCTTACATCGGTGACGGAGAGGCTGGAAAGATACTCGTTGATGGTCTAAAGCGCCTCGAATACAGGGGCTACGATTCTGCGGGTGTCGCCATTGACACTGGTGAGGGCATCACAATAAAGAAAGGCGCCGGGAGGGTTGACGAGCTCAATGAGATGCTCGGCTTCTCAAAGCTGCCCGGAAAGAGGGGCATAGCCCAGACAAGGTGGGCAACCCACGGCGAGCCCAACGACGTCAACGCCCACCCACACACGGACTGCTCCGGCAGGATAGCCCTCGTCCACAACGGCATAATCGAGAACTACCTCGAACTCAAGGAGGGCCTGATGGAGAGGGGGCACACCTTTAAGAGCGAGACCGACACCGAGGTGATAGCCCACCTCATAGAGGAGGAGCTGAAATCGTCGGAGAACTTCGAGGAAGCTCTCAGGAGGGCCCTTCTTAAACTTAAAGGCTCCTTCGCGCTGGCGATAATCTACGCGGGTGAGAGAGACCGCCTGTACCTCGTGAGGAACGAGAGTCCCCTCGTGCTGGGCATAGGGGAGGGGGAGAACTTCGCGGCGAGCGACGTCCCGGCCTTCTTAGAGTATACTAACCGCGTCGTTTTTCTAGATGACGGGGAGTACGCCGTAATCGGGAAGGATTTCTACGAGGTTAAGCGGATTGAAGACGGTGAGAGGGTGGAAAAGGAGATTCAGGAGATAAGCTGGACCCTCGACATGGCCGAAAAGGCCGGCTATCCCCATTTCATGCTCAAGGAGATATACGAGCAGCCCCAGGCCATAAAGGACGCCATATATGGAAACATGGAGACGATAGGCGAGATAGCGAGGGCCATTGATGAATACGAGAAGATATTCATCGTCGCCATGGGGACTTCATACCACGCGGGCCTCTACGCCAAGTACCTCTTCCAGCACCTCCTGGGGAAGGTTGTCCTCGTTGAAGATGCAAGTGAGTTCCGCTACAGCGCGGAGAAGGTCGTGGATGAGAACACGCTCGTGATAGCCATCACCCAGAGCGGCGAGACCGCGGACACGCTCGCGGCCATAAAACTGGCAAAGGCAAAAGGGGCCAAGGTTCTCTCCGTGGTGAACGTGGTTGGGAGCATGGCGACGAGGCTGAGCGATCTGGTCATTTACACCCACGCAGGGCCCGAAATCGGTGTTGCCGCGACAAAAACCTACACCACCCAGCTCACCGTCATGGCTTTGCTGGCGATGGCTATCGCGGAGCTCAGGGGGGTGAATATTTCGACGCTCAAGGAGGCCCTCCTAAGGGTGCCCGGCCTTGTGGAGGAGGTATTGAAGCACGACGGTGCCATAAGAGAGCTCTCCAAGTCCCTAAAGGAGGCAAGGGACTTCTTCTACATCGGCCGCTCCTTCAACGTCCCCACGGCCCTTGAGGGCGCGCTTAAACTCAAGGAGATAAGCTACATCCACGCCGAGGGGCTGAGCGCCGGTGAGCTCAAGCACGGGCCTCTTGCACTTATAGAGGAGGGCGTCCCCGTCGTGGCGATTGCCCCATCAGGGAGGCTCTTTGAGAAGATGGTGAGCAACATCAAGGAGGTCTCAGCTAGGAAGGGCTTCATAATAGCCCTCGGCGACTCGGAGGAGCTTAAGAAGGTGAGCGACGTCTTCGTGGAGATGCCCTCCCTTCCGGAGGAGCTCACCCCGATAGTCTACGCCGTCCCGCTCCAGCTTCTCGCTTACCATTTAGCGGTTTTGAGGGGCAACGACCCCGACAAGCCGAGGAACCTTGCGAAGTCCGTTACGGTTGAATGAGGTGATTGAAATGGTAAAAACCAGAGAGAAGGAAATGAAAGAGGCAAAAAAAGGGGAGAACATCTCCCCCCTTTTTGAACGCATAATCAAAATCGCGATTCCAGTTGTGGTTCTCGTGGCGGCGTACATCGGCTACCACCTAAGGATGCAGACCGCAGCGACCAGGTACTTCATAGACCCTGACACCTTCTACCACTACGAGATCTACCGCCTCGTCATACAGGAATGGCTCCCCAAGTACTACGCCCTCGCCGAGCCCCCCGTCGGTTCCACGATAGGAGAACCCCTCGGACTCTACATCATCCCCGCAGTGTTCTACAAGGTGGTTTCCCTCTTCGGAGTTACGGAGCTCTCCGCGTTCAGGATGTTCCCCCCGTTCGTTGGGTTCCTCAGCATTATAGCCATCTACCTGCTCGGCAGAAAGCTCCACAGTGAGTGGACGGGGCTCTGGAGCGCCCTCATCCTCAGCTTCCTCGTGGGTCACTTTGTGAGAACCTTCTCAGGAAACGCGAGGGGAGACGGGCTCTTCATGATGTTCTTCCTCTTCGCGTCGGTGGCAATGTTCCACTACCTCGATGAGAAGAGAAGCTCCCTGAAGTACGCCTATGGGGCCCTCTTCGTCATCCTCGCCGTCCTGAGCCTCGCAGCGTGGAACGGCTCTCCCTTTGGGATAATGGCACTCCTCGGCTTCGGCGCCCTGACGGCGATAGGACTCTTCGTGTTCGGAAAAATTGAGGAGTTTAAAGAGTTCGTGAAGTTGTACTACCCCGCTTACCTCCTCATCCTGATCCTAGGCTACGCGCTGGTCCCCTCAGGTGTCGTGAGGGTCGGGGGACACATAAGATTCGCCCTCGAGGCATTCGCAGGCCTTCTGATCCTAACGGTGGTGATGCTCTACGGTGGGAGGTACCTCAACTACTCCGATAAGCTCCACAGGCTCGCGGTGGTCTCGGCCGTCATCCTGATCGGCCTCGTGGGGGCGAGGCTCTACGTGGGCCCGAAGATCTGGGGGCTTATGAGCGGTGCCTACCAGTCAACGCAGGTCTACGAGACGGTGCAGGAGCTCGCCAAGACCACGATGGCCGATGTTACGAGGTACTACAGCGTAAGGGGAAGCGATTCCCTCGTCTTCGTCCTCAGCTTAGCGGGCCTTGGCGTTGGGGCTATACGCTTCCTATACGATCTCTTCAGGAAGGAGGAGGTTAACAGCAAGGCCCTCTTCATGCTGCTGTTCTACGGCATGTCCGTCTACCTTATGATGACGGCCGTGAGGTTCCTCTTCCTCGCCTCCGCGGCCGTGGCCCTGCTCGCGGGCTACCTGATAGGCGAGGCCTTCCAGGCAGTGCTCAACATGAACGACAAACCCTCAACCAAGGCCCTCTACACCCTCCTCCTCATACTCCTTCTCGTGCCGATGCCCGTGGCGGGGGCCATGTACCTCAACAATAGCGCGAAGGCCATGGCGCGGGACTCCGTAACGACCTCATGGGAAGAGACCCTCAACTGGCTGAAGAACAACACCAACGAGTACGATACAGCAACATCGTGGTGGGATTACGGCTACTGGATTGAGAGCTCTCTCCTGAGCAACAGGCGTGCGAGTGCCGATGGTGGACACGCAAGGGACAGGGATCACATTCTTGCCCTCTTCCTCGCGGGGGATGGCGTTA contains:
- the trm10 gene encoding tRNA (guanine(9)-/adenine(9)-N1)-methyltransferase, producing MRKLGEVLRAMLLEMGVDAIGTLSKKIPKRGSDPFQGIAVALYEGRGFIGRVPDGAHLAWKLSGERVERAGYAFIPMGLSEKFEAVLTPGEFREVLEDIGYPLFIIDLMHWDKHTPREKKKVAFQVSRSYGTMREYLHGGLLRATWANDEFRSLLKAVPDVDAISYPGTTVELLRENGIEEVVLLDPRGEGVLGEEDFSAGAFIIGGIVDMGGTKKGTTAKIGDALEAEGIRVRRRRLELRGDVIGVPDRIPLILEALLKMLTEGKDMERAVLEVQEPKHARWRLRKELPKRVIRYIIDGKRYHVVELESFEELGGWLNIRWEDFVQVLRELNFAAIERKRIHNLNRLSNPRIINGKLYRVVLLKKAAMLCYNC
- a CDS encoding MFS transporter; protein product: MMFSLGNLVGPGVGGYVAQFFGFNAAFGLTVFLSLTAIAFVFAAYMKVGVHVGVGSGERREKANYRQLLMPFFVAASAALFFMAFSYGGILTFLPAFYKESGFGTGVFGLYASVMGGASLVTRVFGGKEADRRGPLPVALTGLSLVLVAYTVLVFRKLPPAAYVSAVLLGAGFGLAVPALQVMALAELPKRIRTVGSGVYTMFFDLGYLSGPLFLGYVARLQGYAAVFKYLPLLVGASLGVLLLLRLTTHKS
- a CDS encoding isoaspartyl peptidase/L-asparaginase family protein — its product is MVAIIVHGGAGTIRNEDRIPKVLEGVREAVLAGWRELKGGSALDAVEEAVKSLEDNPIFNAGTGSVLTLDGKVEMDAAIMRGKTLEAGAVAGIWGVKNPISVARKVMEKTDHVLLGGEGAVKFARLLGFEEYNPITDERLKQWEELRKKLLEKGESGHWKKLNELIKEYPEVLRSTVGAVAFDGEEVVAGTSTGGVFLKMFGRIGDTPLIGAGTYANEFAGASATGIGEVMIRLVLAKTASDFVRFGLDAQRASEAAISLVTSRFGENVAGIIMIDRNGNVGFAKNTKHMSVAYMKEGMSEPYTGI
- a CDS encoding phosphate signaling complex PhoU family protein codes for the protein MEFRKIQFTGRSSYIISLPKKWVLENGLKQGDTVPLSVNPDGSITIHPGEPRSVSESKRLTISSEYSPDMAVRLVISVYIQGYDTLEIEFAEELPQYKVKIRKTLQNLPGVEILSEEPSRIVVKSFLDEEEIDLIEILSRLGSIVISMLEDLALMREFQDKALSRDINDLENELDRFYFLAIRAVNKAFSYRSSGGRGSFDLIGLLFIVRNVERIGDHILRISQNFDEELDIEELKHYFSEMMKQVERRDLKKIDRLMAELKDRIKSIDYRSSVSMDSYRRILEYLENIGETIINMSMS
- a CDS encoding indolepyruvate oxidoreductase subunit beta, with protein sequence MEFNLIITGVGGQGGLTLSRIVGNAAMHEGYNVRIGETLGMSQRYGSVLSYLRFGEEVYSPLIEEGEASLMLALEPAEALRNARFLGKGSHAIINAYPIHTATTLVGKERYPGLDEIREAIGKICLVDMFDFQREADKINPRTLGVLMLGYAFGKGLVPLKRESLYEGIRLTLRGKLWEVNFRALERGIELSRD
- the glmS gene encoding glutamine--fructose-6-phosphate transaminase (isomerizing), whose protein sequence is MCGIIAYIGDGEAGKILVDGLKRLEYRGYDSAGVAIDTGEGITIKKGAGRVDELNEMLGFSKLPGKRGIAQTRWATHGEPNDVNAHPHTDCSGRIALVHNGIIENYLELKEGLMERGHTFKSETDTEVIAHLIEEELKSSENFEEALRRALLKLKGSFALAIIYAGERDRLYLVRNESPLVLGIGEGENFAASDVPAFLEYTNRVVFLDDGEYAVIGKDFYEVKRIEDGERVEKEIQEISWTLDMAEKAGYPHFMLKEIYEQPQAIKDAIYGNMETIGEIARAIDEYEKIFIVAMGTSYHAGLYAKYLFQHLLGKVVLVEDASEFRYSAEKVVDENTLVIAITQSGETADTLAAIKLAKAKGAKVLSVVNVVGSMATRLSDLVIYTHAGPEIGVAATKTYTTQLTVMALLAMAIAELRGVNISTLKEALLRVPGLVEEVLKHDGAIRELSKSLKEARDFFYIGRSFNVPTALEGALKLKEISYIHAEGLSAGELKHGPLALIEEGVPVVAIAPSGRLFEKMVSNIKEVSARKGFIIALGDSEELKKVSDVFVEMPSLPEELTPIVYAVPLQLLAYHLAVLRGNDPDKPRNLAKSVTVE
- a CDS encoding STT3 domain-containing protein, which codes for MVKTREKEMKEAKKGENISPLFERIIKIAIPVVVLVAAYIGYHLRMQTAATRYFIDPDTFYHYEIYRLVIQEWLPKYYALAEPPVGSTIGEPLGLYIIPAVFYKVVSLFGVTELSAFRMFPPFVGFLSIIAIYLLGRKLHSEWTGLWSALILSFLVGHFVRTFSGNARGDGLFMMFFLFASVAMFHYLDEKRSSLKYAYGALFVILAVLSLAAWNGSPFGIMALLGFGALTAIGLFVFGKIEEFKEFVKLYYPAYLLILILGYALVPSGVVRVGGHIRFALEAFAGLLILTVVMLYGGRYLNYSDKLHRLAVVSAVILIGLVGARLYVGPKIWGLMSGAYQSTQVYETVQELAKTTMADVTRYYSVRGSDSLVFVLSLAGLGVGAIRFLYDLFRKEEVNSKALFMLLFYGMSVYLMMTAVRFLFLASAAVALLAGYLIGEAFQAVLNMNDKPSTKALYTLLLILLLVPMPVAGAMYLNNSAKAMARDSVTTSWEETLNWLKNNTNEYDTATSWWDYGYWIESSLLSNRRASADGGHARDRDHILALFLAGDGVKSEVDFESWELNYFLAWNQDWAKFNAISYLGGAITRNERDTMSMIIPFQGSGNTFTNPYFGGMLTIEGNKVTVTLGNNQYEPIQTVDFTTGQLIQGKGTLPYVAYIFQNYAILAYYKIATSNFLKLAFGVPISSEGNFTEKLLSNFRLVHSTGDLNTYEFQPFGIYRMEVMENGTWNAVNKLKPGEYRVKLYISAFGRDVRDGKILLRAYKGGSKVYEEVLAENVNVDHTNETPVEVTMKVPEADHYELVLIQKGPVGVLTEQPKLNGKPVSPIRVMGDGGSGELELRAGFRKDYKNLELNLRVTFIYLVRSAGKSNDDPNAAFEPHMDIVHYEPIASGLSTENRAIRVKVSAHLPEVIGPYTQKLQEEYGDKLTIRGIRVEPVFIGEKEYTLWEG